The following proteins come from a genomic window of Campylobacter concisus:
- a CDS encoding flavin reductase encodes MHKELNRQGFYYGFPVLLATTKDKNANDDITVLSSSWTLGNTVVLGIGIENQGFKNIKNGSDITLNLCDESLLEAVQKMEKLTGDSDVPEEKKNLGYTYEHDKFKVANLSKEPGINAKTVRIKECKIQIETVVEKIELKEWFSIVTCKITGIFVDENLLKDEKIDTQKWHPLIYKFKEYVGTCERLGLNFGFKEI; translated from the coding sequence ATGCATAAAGAGTTAAACAGACAAGGTTTTTACTACGGCTTTCCGGTTTTGCTAGCCACCACAAAAGATAAAAATGCAAACGATGATATCACAGTGCTTTCATCCTCTTGGACGTTAGGAAATACAGTGGTGCTTGGCATAGGCATTGAAAATCAAGGCTTTAAAAATATCAAAAATGGTTCAGATATCACGCTAAATTTATGTGATGAGAGTCTGCTAGAAGCTGTGCAAAAAATGGAAAAACTAACTGGTGATAGTGACGTGCCAGAAGAAAAAAAGAATCTTGGCTACACCTACGAGCACGACAAATTTAAGGTAGCAAATCTCAGCAAAGAACCTGGCATAAATGCAAAAACCGTCAGGATAAAAGAGTGCAAGATACAGATAGAAACGGTTGTAGAAAAGATAGAGTTAAAAGAGTGGTTTAGCATCGTTACTTGCAAGATTACAGGCATTTTTGTAGATGAAAATTTACTAAAAGATGAAAAGATAGATACGCAAAAATGGCATCCACTAATCTATAAATTTAAAGAATATGTCGGCACTTGCGAGCGTTTGGGATTAAATTTTGGATTTAAAGAGATTTGA